A stretch of the Macaca thibetana thibetana isolate TM-01 chromosome X, ASM2454274v1, whole genome shotgun sequence genome encodes the following:
- the PABPC5 gene encoding polyadenylate-binding protein 5, producing the protein MGSGEPNPAGKKKKYLKAALYVGDLDPDVTEDMLYKKFRPAGPLRFTRICRDPVTRSPLGYGYVNFRFPADAEWALNTMNFDLINGKPFRLMWSQPDDRLRKSGVGNIFIKNLDKSIDNRALFYLFSAFGNILSCKVVCDDNGSKGYAYVHFDSLAAANRAIWHMNGVRLNNRQVYVGRFKFPEERAAEVRTRDRATFTNVFVKNIGDDIDDEKLKELFCEYGPTESVKVIRDASGKSKGFGFVRYETHEAAQKAVLDLHGKSIDGKVLYVGRAQKKIERLAELRRRFERLRLKEKSRPPGVPIYIKNLDETINDEKLKEEFSSFGSISRAKVMMEVGQGKGFGVVCFSSFEEATKAVDEMNGRVVGSKPLHVTLGQARRRC; encoded by the coding sequence ATGGGGAGCGGGGAGCCTAATCCTGctggcaagaaaaagaagtatcTCAAGGCCGCTCTGTACGTGGGTGACTTGGACCCAGATGTCACCGAGGACATGCTCTATAAGAAGTTCAGGCCTGCTGGCCCTCTGCGATTCACCCGAATCTGCCGTGATCCGGTGACCCGCAGCCCCCTGGGCTATGGCTATGTTAACTTCCGCTTTCCCGCGGATGCAGAGTGGGCCTTGAACACCATGAATTTTGATTTGATTAATGGAAAACCATTCCGCCTTATGTGGTCTCAGCCAGATGACCGCTTAAGAAAGTCTGGAGTGGGAAATATATTCATCAAAAACCTGGACAAATCCATAGACAATAGGGCcctgttttacttattttctgcttttgggAACATTCTGTCCTGCAAAGTCGTATGTGATGACAACGGCTCTAAGGGTTATGCCTATGTGCACTTTGACAGCCTGGCCGCTGCCAATAGAGCCATCTGGCACATGAATGGAGTGCGGCTCAACAACCGCCAGGTGTATGTTGGCAGATTCAAATTCCCAGAAGAGCGGGCGGCTGAGGTCAGAACCAGGGATAGAGCAACTTTCACCAATGTTTTCGTTAAAAACATTGGAGACGACATAGATGACGAAAAACTGAAGGAACTTTTCTGTGAATATGGGCCAACTGAGAGTGTTAAAGTAATAAGAGATGCCAGTGGGAAATCTAAAGGCTTTGGATTTGTGAGATATGAGACACACGAGGCTGCCCAAAAGGCTGTGCTAGACTTGCATGGAAAGTCCATCGATGGAAAAGTCCTCTATGTAGGGCGAGCACAGAAGAAAATTGAACGCCTGGCTGAGTTGAGGCGGAGATTTGAACGGctgaggttaaaagaaaaaagtcggCCCCCAGGGGTGCCTATCTATATTAAGAACTTGGATGAGACAATCAATGATGAAAAACTGAAGGAggaattttcttcctttgggtCAATTAGTCGGGCCAAAGTGATGATGGAAGTGGGGCAAGGCAAAGGATTTGGTGTGGTCTGCTTTTCCTCTTTTGAAGAGGCTACCAAAGCAGTGGATGAGATGAATGGCCGCGTAGTGGGCTCCAAGCCCCTGCACGTCACCCTGGGCCAGGCCAGGCGCAGGTGCTGA